Proteins encoded by one window of Polaribacter haliotis:
- a CDS encoding NAD(P)H-dependent oxidoreductase, whose amino-acid sequence MVKKKILLINGHPDKKSFCFGIAEAYKKGVLNSNAIFEEIHIRDLEFNPNLEFGYRKRMELEPDLLKAQKLIKWANHIVWVYPVWWGSYPAILKGFIDRVFLPNFAFKKRENSVWWDKYLTGKSARVISTLDQPAWYYRWINNQPSYNSIKKLTCDFVGIKPVKFTTIGSLRNSKDSYRENWLYKIEKLGKLNR is encoded by the coding sequence ATGGTAAAAAAGAAAATTCTACTTATTAATGGACATCCAGATAAAAAAAGTTTTTGTTTTGGTATTGCTGAAGCTTATAAAAAAGGGGTACTAAATTCTAATGCTATTTTTGAAGAGATTCATATTCGTGATTTAGAATTTAATCCGAATTTAGAATTTGGTTATCGAAAAAGAATGGAATTAGAGCCAGACTTGCTAAAAGCTCAAAAATTAATTAAATGGGCAAACCATATTGTTTGGGTGTATCCTGTTTGGTGGGGTTCTTATCCTGCAATTTTAAAAGGTTTTATAGATCGTGTATTTCTGCCCAATTTTGCTTTCAAAAAAAGAGAAAATTCAGTTTGGTGGGATAAATATTTAACTGGAAAATCTGCAAGAGTTATTTCTACTTTAGACCAACCTGCCTGGTATTACAGATGGATAAACAATCAACCAAGTTACAATTCAATCAAAAAACTGACTTGTGATTTTGTGGGCATAAAACCTGTGAAATTTACAACAATTGGTTCTTTAAGAAATTCTAAAGATAGTTATAGGGAAAATTGGTTATACAAAATTGAAAAATTAGGTAAACTAAACAGGTAA
- a CDS encoding Crp/Fnr family transcriptional regulator, translating to MHAFFEKNASLLLENPELAEAFQKIMTFEKYPKQHILHESGRICNHMYIIISGVARVFYYKEDKDITCHFASEQESITAIDSFIQRKTSKYNIEVLEDLEVFKIAHSDLENLFASNPKFERFGRLFLQQIYIDLVERIDDLQLKTAHERYEILLEKRPRLFLRVASKHIASYLGMTPETFSRIRAK from the coding sequence ATGCACGCTTTCTTCGAAAAAAATGCATCATTATTATTAGAAAACCCAGAATTAGCTGAGGCTTTTCAAAAAATAATGACTTTCGAAAAATATCCAAAACAACATATTTTACACGAAAGTGGTAGAATTTGTAACCATATGTATATTATAATTTCTGGTGTTGCAAGAGTTTTTTATTATAAAGAAGATAAAGATATTACATGTCATTTTGCTTCAGAACAAGAAAGTATTACTGCAATAGATAGTTTTATTCAGCGTAAAACAAGCAAATATAATATTGAAGTTTTAGAGGACTTAGAAGTCTTTAAAATAGCACATTCAGATTTAGAAAACTTATTTGCATCGAATCCAAAATTCGAACGTTTTGGACGTTTATTTTTACAGCAAATTTATATTGATTTGGTAGAAAGAATAGACGATTTACAACTAAAAACGGCACATGAACGTTATGAAATTCTATTAGAGAAAAGACCTCGACTTTTCTTAAGAGTCGCCTCTAAACACATCGCTTCTTATTTAGGAATGACCCCAGAAACTTTTAGCAGAATTAGAGCAAAGTAA
- a CDS encoding GH3 auxin-responsive promoter family protein has product MAFQIINSIISWFLKKRKHQIELFLKYPIDVQNELLLKLISSSKNTEFGKLKEFSSIKNYRDFSDKVPIQKYETFEPLIERSRRGEQNVFWPSPIKWFAKSSGTTNSKSKFIPVSDEALEYCHMKAGKDMLCWYINNNPKTQLFTGKGLRLGGSSDVYRDNDSYFGDLSAIIIENMPFWADFSSAPSQEVALMGEWETKMDAIIDETINENITSLAGVPSWMLVLLNRILERTGKDNILEVWPNLEVYFHGGVNFNPYREQYKKIIPKKEFKYYEIYNASEGFFAIQDRNGSKELLLMLDYGIFYEFIPMDTYNGENSVAIPLSEVKKDVNYAIIITTNGGLWRYLIGDTVKFTNLDPHRIKITGRTKHHINVFGEELIIENAEEALRLACEKTEATIKDYTVGPIFMEGKEKGGHEWIIEFEKTPKNLSFFTEMLDNALKAINSDYEAKRYQNMTLMAPKVHKAKEGLFYSWLKKKKKLGGQHKVPRLSNSREFVEELLKL; this is encoded by the coding sequence ATGGCGTTTCAAATTATCAATTCTATTATTTCTTGGTTTTTAAAGAAACGAAAACATCAAATAGAGCTGTTTCTTAAATATCCAATTGATGTTCAAAACGAACTCTTATTAAAACTGATTAGTTCCTCTAAAAACACCGAATTTGGAAAACTAAAAGAGTTTTCATCAATAAAAAACTACAGAGATTTTTCAGATAAAGTTCCCATTCAGAAATACGAAACTTTTGAGCCATTAATCGAACGTTCCAGAAGAGGAGAACAAAATGTTTTTTGGCCTTCGCCTATAAAATGGTTTGCAAAATCGAGCGGAACTACAAATTCGAAAAGTAAATTTATTCCTGTGAGTGACGAGGCTTTGGAATATTGCCACATGAAAGCAGGAAAAGACATGTTGTGTTGGTACATTAACAACAACCCAAAAACGCAGTTATTTACTGGAAAAGGATTGCGTTTGGGAGGAAGTTCCGACGTTTACAGAGATAACGATTCTTATTTTGGAGACTTGTCTGCAATAATTATAGAAAACATGCCTTTTTGGGCGGATTTTAGTTCTGCTCCCAGTCAAGAAGTTGCGTTAATGGGCGAATGGGAAACCAAAATGGATGCCATTATCGATGAAACAATCAACGAAAACATTACTAGTTTGGCAGGTGTGCCAAGTTGGATGCTCGTTTTATTAAACCGAATTTTAGAACGAACAGGAAAAGACAATATCCTGGAAGTTTGGCCAAATTTAGAAGTCTATTTTCACGGTGGTGTAAATTTTAATCCATACCGCGAACAATACAAAAAAATAATTCCAAAAAAGGAATTTAAATATTACGAAATTTACAATGCTTCCGAAGGTTTTTTCGCAATTCAAGACAGAAATGGTTCTAAAGAATTATTGTTAATGTTAGATTACGGAATATTCTATGAGTTTATTCCTATGGATACTTATAATGGAGAAAACTCTGTTGCAATTCCTCTTTCTGAAGTAAAAAAAGATGTAAATTATGCCATAATAATTACTACAAATGGTGGTTTGTGGCGTTATTTAATTGGTGATACTGTGAAATTTACAAATTTAGATCCACACAGAATTAAAATTACTGGGCGTACAAAACATCATATAAATGTTTTTGGTGAAGAGTTAATTATCGAAAATGCAGAAGAAGCTTTAAGGTTGGCTTGTGAGAAAACAGAAGCAACTATTAAAGATTACACAGTCGGCCCAATTTTTATGGAAGGAAAAGAAAAAGGTGGACATGAATGGATTATAGAATTTGAAAAAACACCAAAAAATCTTTCCTTTTTTACAGAAATGTTAGACAATGCATTAAAGGCAATAAATTCTGATTATGAAGCGAAACGTTATCAAAACATGACGTTGATGGCGCCAAAAGTTCACAAAGCAAAAGAAGGGTTATTTTACAGTTGGTTAAAGAAAAAGAAAAAATTGGGTGGCCAACACAAAGTACCAAGACTTTCTAATTCTAGAGAGTTTGTAGAGGAACTTTTAAAACTTTAA
- a CDS encoding DUF2797 domain-containing protein produces the protein MTYQGVLKKMKTENAEEIQYYLDMNSDFLNMNQLLNKEFTISFVKYECLNCHLEKEIYRQGFCKSCFFDIPSAGDWIMRPELSTAHLDQEDRDLVYEKSVQLQPHIVYLANSSNVKVGVTRKTQVPTRWIDQGAHEAIEIVEVPNRYLAGITEVALKEHVADKTNWRKMLKNDVDDENLVEWRNKLEQYIPEEAKEYFINSNSETNLKFPVVKYPAKPKSLNLIKTPNYKGKLVGIKGQYLIFDDETVFNIRSNEGLVVSIEV, from the coding sequence ATGACATACCAAGGAGTTTTAAAAAAAATGAAAACGGAAAATGCTGAAGAAATTCAGTATTATTTAGATATGAATTCCGATTTTTTAAACATGAATCAGCTGTTAAATAAGGAATTTACGATTTCTTTCGTGAAATACGAATGTTTAAACTGTCATTTAGAAAAAGAAATTTACAGACAAGGTTTCTGTAAATCTTGTTTTTTTGACATTCCTTCTGCTGGAGATTGGATTATGAGACCCGAATTAAGTACAGCACATTTAGATCAAGAAGACCGTGATTTGGTATATGAAAAATCGGTGCAATTACAACCACATATTGTGTACTTGGCAAATTCGAGCAACGTAAAAGTGGGTGTTACAAGAAAAACACAAGTCCCAACTCGTTGGATAGACCAAGGTGCACATGAAGCCATAGAAATTGTAGAAGTGCCAAATAGGTATTTAGCAGGAATTACAGAAGTTGCATTAAAAGAGCATGTTGCCGATAAAACCAATTGGCGAAAAATGCTAAAGAATGATGTAGATGATGAAAATTTGGTCGAATGGCGAAATAAATTAGAACAATATATTCCTGAGGAAGCCAAAGAATATTTTATCAATAGTAATTCGGAAACCAATTTAAAATTTCCTGTTGTAAAATATCCAGCAAAACCCAAAAGTCTAAATTTGATAAAAACACCAAATTACAAAGGAAAGTTAGTCGGAATAAAAGGACAATATTTAATTTTTGATGACGAAACCGTTTTTAATATTAGAAGTAATGAAGGTTTGGTGGTGAGTATTGAAGTGTAG
- a CDS encoding carbon-nitrogen hydrolase family protein yields the protein MKNNLLKVALAQISPVWLNKEKTIQKIEKSILDASKENCELIVFGEALLPGYPFWISITNGAEWNSKTQKEIHAHYVRNSITIEKGELDSICKLAKDNKIAIYLGIMERAQNRGGHSIYASLVYINEEGEIKSVHRKLQPTFDERLTWAPGDGNGLQVHPLKEFTLGGLNCWENWMPLPRTALYGLGENLHIAVWPGSDYNTKDITRFIARESRSFVISVSSLMAKTDFPKDIPHYDKIVKDAPEVLANGGSCIASPDGEWLVEPVLHKEGLIIETLDFNRVLEERQNFDVVGHYSRPDVTKLHINRERQSTVSYED from the coding sequence ATGAAAAACAACTTATTAAAAGTAGCATTAGCACAAATTTCTCCAGTTTGGTTAAATAAAGAAAAGACAATTCAAAAAATTGAGAAATCAATTTTAGATGCATCTAAAGAAAACTGCGAACTCATTGTTTTTGGAGAGGCATTATTGCCTGGTTATCCATTTTGGATTTCAATAACAAATGGTGCAGAATGGAATTCTAAAACTCAGAAAGAAATTCATGCACATTATGTAAGAAACTCAATAACAATAGAAAAAGGCGAATTAGATTCCATTTGTAAATTGGCAAAAGACAACAAAATTGCTATTTATTTAGGAATTATGGAACGCGCACAAAATAGAGGAGGACACAGTATTTATGCTTCTTTAGTGTATATAAACGAAGAAGGAGAAATAAAATCTGTCCATAGGAAATTACAACCAACTTTTGACGAACGTTTAACTTGGGCTCCAGGAGATGGAAATGGTTTACAAGTGCATCCATTGAAAGAATTTACTTTGGGTGGTTTAAATTGTTGGGAAAATTGGATGCCTTTACCAAGAACAGCTTTATATGGTTTAGGCGAAAATTTACACATTGCAGTTTGGCCAGGAAGCGATTATAACACCAAAGATATTACACGTTTTATCGCGAGAGAATCGCGTTCTTTTGTAATTTCTGTTTCCAGTTTAATGGCAAAAACAGATTTCCCAAAAGATATTCCACATTATGATAAAATTGTAAAAGATGCACCAGAAGTTTTAGCAAATGGAGGTTCTTGTATTGCTTCTCCTGATGGAGAGTGGTTAGTAGAACCAGTTTTACATAAAGAAGGTTTAATTATAGAAACGTTAGATTTTAATCGTGTTTTAGAAGAAAGACAAAATTTTGATGTTGTTGGACATTATTCAAGACCAGATGTAACCAAGTTGCATATAAATAGAGAAAGACAAAGTACGGTTTCTTATGAGGATTAA
- a CDS encoding Cof-type HAD-IIB family hydrolase, with translation MNLEKIKLVVSDMDGTLLNSNNEVSPLFFELFQKLKEKKIHFCAASGRQYNSIVDKLAPIKDEIYVIAENGAIAKKGDEVLLLNSLDSDKIIDIIPTLRKIDGANMVLCSQDSAYIESKDARFINLFQEYYYSYQVVDDLIEVAKTTPVLKIAVYHFNSSEDFIYPEIKHLKNDYLLKVSGQNWLDISTGKANKGNALREVQKMVNVTKEETMVFGDYHNDIEMLQEAEFSFAMENAHKDIKEIANYETKSNNDLGVERVLEELVQIKK, from the coding sequence ATGAATTTAGAAAAAATAAAGTTAGTCGTTTCTGATATGGATGGAACGTTACTAAACTCTAATAATGAAGTAAGTCCACTTTTTTTTGAACTTTTTCAGAAACTAAAAGAAAAAAAAATTCATTTTTGCGCAGCAAGTGGAAGACAATACAATAGTATTGTAGATAAATTAGCACCTATTAAAGATGAAATTTATGTGATTGCAGAAAATGGTGCAATTGCTAAAAAAGGGGATGAAGTTTTGCTTTTAAATTCTTTAGATTCAGATAAAATCATTGACATCATTCCAACTTTAAGAAAAATTGATGGAGCAAATATGGTCTTGTGTTCGCAAGATTCAGCATATATAGAAAGTAAAGATGCTCGATTTATAAACTTATTTCAAGAATATTATTACAGTTATCAAGTTGTAGACGATTTGATTGAAGTTGCAAAAACAACTCCTGTTTTAAAAATTGCAGTATATCATTTTAATTCTTCAGAAGATTTTATTTATCCAGAAATAAAGCATTTAAAAAACGATTATTTACTGAAAGTTTCCGGACAAAATTGGTTGGATATATCTACAGGTAAAGCTAATAAAGGAAACGCCTTAAGAGAAGTTCAAAAAATGGTAAATGTAACGAAGGAAGAGACAATGGTTTTTGGCGATTACCACAATGATATTGAAATGCTACAAGAAGCTGAGTTTAGTTTTGCGATGGAAAATGCACATAAAGACATTAAAGAAATTGCAAATTACGAGACAAAAAGCAATAATGATCTTGGTGTTGAGAGAGTTTTGGAGGAGTTGGTTCAAATTAAGAAATAG
- a CDS encoding LacI family DNA-binding transcriptional regulator, which produces MKRLTIKDIAKEFDVSISTVSKALNDSYEISVSTKEKIQKYAKENNYKPNFNALSLKNRQTKTIGILIPNMLNYFFAQVFNGMEKVANEKGYKIISCISNESFKKEVETIEMLSNGSIDGFILSLAEETVLKNNFKHLEDLIDNGTPIVMFDRVAESIKCDKVITDDFDGAAKTVKYLAKTGSKNIAFISTISNLKVGKKRHQGYLKGLEDANLAVDNNIIINIVNEDYKTYESILKPIFDTNKIDAVIATDESSAIAAMKVAQKNGRKIPENFSVVSFSNGILARHSSPKLTTVSQHGEIMGATAAEMLINRLEDKSDTKEAPQTVIIKTDLVERNSTKKG; this is translated from the coding sequence ATGAAAAGACTTACCATAAAAGACATTGCTAAAGAATTTGATGTTTCCATTTCAACTGTATCTAAAGCGTTGAATGATAGTTATGAAATTAGTGTAAGTACGAAAGAGAAAATACAGAAATACGCTAAAGAGAACAACTACAAACCTAATTTTAACGCGTTAAGCTTAAAAAATAGGCAAACGAAAACAATTGGAATTTTAATTCCAAACATGTTAAACTATTTTTTCGCACAAGTTTTTAATGGAATGGAAAAAGTAGCCAATGAAAAAGGCTATAAAATTATTTCTTGTATTTCCAATGAATCTTTTAAAAAAGAAGTGGAAACTATAGAAATGCTTTCCAATGGAAGTATCGATGGTTTTATTTTATCCCTTGCAGAGGAAACAGTTTTAAAAAACAATTTTAAACATTTAGAGGATTTAATAGATAATGGTACTCCAATTGTAATGTTCGATAGAGTTGCAGAATCTATAAAATGTGATAAAGTTATTACAGACGATTTTGATGGAGCTGCAAAAACCGTTAAATATTTAGCAAAAACGGGAAGCAAAAACATTGCTTTTATTTCTACCATTAGTAATTTAAAGGTTGGTAAAAAAAGACATCAGGGATATTTAAAAGGTTTAGAAGACGCTAATCTAGCAGTCGATAACAATATAATTATTAATATTGTTAATGAAGATTATAAAACCTACGAAAGTATTCTAAAACCAATTTTCGATACTAATAAAATTGATGCTGTAATTGCAACAGACGAATCTTCTGCAATTGCAGCAATGAAAGTTGCACAGAAAAATGGGCGTAAAATACCAGAAAACTTCTCTGTAGTTTCTTTTTCTAACGGAATTCTGGCAAGACACTCAAGCCCAAAATTAACAACTGTAAGTCAGCATGGAGAAATCATGGGAGCAACTGCTGCAGAAATGCTAATTAACAGATTGGAAGATAAATCCGATACAAAAGAAGCACCACAAACCGTTATTATTAAAACCGATTTAGTAGAGCGTAATTCTACAAAAAAAGGATAA
- a CDS encoding mannosyltransferase, with product MPLSEKNKAIFLISISVILYFFFAYFLERTAFYPLLFLWFSLFGCFYFLLKNKSIPFSTYAGIMVLFRIVFLFSIPNLSQDFYRFIWDGRMIFNGFNPYLSLPETFMQQNLIPVTDAVELYRGMGELNGSHYTNYPPLNQLCFLIAAIFVSKSIFGSVIVLRSIIILADIGILYFGKKLLERFNLPIKNIFWYVLNPFIIIEMTGNLHFESVMLFFLVWGLYKLHQKKWIWAAVLIACSVSIKLIPLLFLPLFFQWFVPLFNLKKEKNSTLIQEQSRTKHLLKLIAFYTIILATTLLLFLPFYSSELIANYSNSVGLWFRNFEFNASFYYIFREIGYLFRGYNEIAIIGKITPILTILFLIFITFFRKNSHLKQLITAMLFGLCFYYFTATTVHPWYLATPLILSVFTKYKFPIVWTFVIVLTYQAYGNNPWKENLWFVALEYLVVFSYLIYELQRNYKIKKL from the coding sequence ATGCCTTTGTCAGAAAAAAATAAAGCCATTTTTTTAATTAGCATTAGTGTAATTCTGTATTTTTTCTTTGCTTATTTTTTAGAAAGAACTGCTTTTTATCCGCTTTTATTTCTTTGGTTTTCTTTATTCGGTTGTTTCTATTTTTTATTGAAAAATAAAAGCATTCCTTTTTCCACTTACGCAGGAATAATGGTGCTTTTCAGGATTGTTTTCCTGTTTTCTATTCCGAATTTATCACAAGATTTTTATCGTTTTATTTGGGATGGTCGCATGATTTTTAATGGTTTTAACCCATATTTATCATTGCCAGAAACCTTTATGCAACAAAACCTAATACCAGTTACAGATGCTGTGGAATTGTATCGTGGAATGGGCGAATTAAATGGAAGCCATTATACGAATTACCCACCATTAAATCAGTTGTGTTTTTTAATTGCAGCAATTTTTGTGAGTAAAAGCATTTTTGGTTCTGTAATTGTGCTTCGAAGTATTATTATTTTAGCTGATATTGGTATTTTATACTTCGGAAAAAAACTGTTGGAAAGATTCAACTTACCTATTAAAAATATCTTTTGGTATGTTTTGAATCCCTTCATAATCATAGAAATGACTGGTAATTTACATTTCGAATCTGTAATGTTGTTTTTCTTGGTTTGGGGTTTGTATAAATTACATCAAAAAAAATGGATTTGGGCAGCAGTTTTAATCGCTTGTTCTGTTTCCATTAAATTGATTCCACTGTTATTTTTGCCCTTATTTTTTCAATGGTTTGTTCCGCTTTTCAACTTGAAAAAAGAGAAAAATTCAACTTTAATTCAAGAACAGTCGAGAACGAAACATTTACTAAAGCTAATTGCTTTTTACACCATAATTTTAGCAACCACGCTCCTACTATTTCTACCTTTTTATTCTTCAGAATTAATCGCAAATTATTCCAATTCGGTTGGTTTGTGGTTTCGAAATTTTGAATTTAATGCAAGTTTCTACTATATTTTTAGAGAAATTGGGTACTTATTTCGAGGTTATAATGAAATTGCAATTATTGGCAAAATCACTCCGATTTTAACGATTTTATTTCTAATTTTCATCACATTTTTCAGAAAAAACAGCCATCTAAAACAATTGATAACTGCCATGTTATTTGGTTTGTGTTTTTACTATTTTACAGCTACAACTGTTCATCCTTGGTATTTAGCTACCCCTTTAATTTTATCAGTTTTTACAAAATATAAATTTCCAATAGTTTGGACCTTTGTAATCGTTTTAACCTACCAAGCGTATGGAAATAATCCATGGAAAGAAAATTTATGGTTTGTGGCTTTAGAATATTTAGTTGTTTTTTCCTACCTAATATATGAGCTTCAGCGAAATTATAAAATAAAGAAATTGTAA
- a CDS encoding cellulose synthase family protein encodes MILDIIIVIIIVIYSISLLLIFMYALAQLNLLFNYLKARKKIDTSEKYDFSNPNEIPFVTIQLPVYNELYVMKRLLKNIAKLEYPLDKLEIQVLDDSTDESIETTAKHIKKIQEKGIDIQHIRRSNRQGFKAGALKEGLKIAKGEFIAIFDADFLPQKTWLYETVPYFKNEKIGVVQTRWGHINRNYSTLTKIQAFALDAHFTLEQVGRNSQGHFINFNGTAGVWRKECIYDAGNWEGDTLTEDLDLSYRAQLKKWEFKYLENVETPAELPIVISAARSQQFRWNKGGAENFQKMMRRVIRSKNISFKTKIHSVLHLLNSSMFTCIFLVAVLSIPMLYIKNEFEHLKIYFYVMSFFIISSFIFFICYWHMYKNIYGGGFLNFIKYIGAFFTFFSIAMGFSLHNTIAVLEGHFGKKSEFVRTPKFNIKNIKDAWKTNKYIKQKPSGHVIIEGILAIYFAYGMYSAFIVGNEGGDFGLFPFHLMLFIGFSYVFFKSIFSKA; translated from the coding sequence ATGATATTAGATATTATCATCGTAATAATAATTGTAATTTATTCAATCTCGCTATTGCTTATTTTCATGTATGCTTTGGCACAATTAAACTTGCTTTTTAATTATTTAAAAGCAAGAAAAAAAATAGATACCTCAGAAAAATACGATTTTTCAAATCCTAACGAAATTCCTTTTGTAACCATACAATTACCTGTTTATAATGAATTGTATGTAATGAAACGTTTGCTAAAAAATATCGCAAAATTAGAATATCCTTTAGATAAATTGGAGATTCAGGTTTTAGACGATTCTACAGACGAATCTATTGAAACGACTGCAAAACATATCAAAAAAATTCAAGAAAAAGGAATCGATATTCAGCATATTAGAAGAAGTAACAGACAAGGTTTTAAAGCTGGGGCATTAAAAGAAGGTTTAAAAATTGCAAAAGGAGAATTTATTGCCATTTTCGATGCCGATTTTTTACCACAAAAAACGTGGTTGTACGAAACTGTTCCTTATTTTAAAAATGAAAAAATTGGTGTTGTTCAAACACGTTGGGGACATATCAATAGAAATTATTCTACGTTAACTAAAATTCAGGCTTTTGCTTTAGACGCACATTTTACTTTAGAACAAGTGGGTAGAAATAGCCAAGGACATTTTATAAATTTTAATGGAACTGCTGGTGTTTGGCGTAAAGAATGTATTTACGACGCAGGAAATTGGGAAGGAGACACACTTACAGAAGATTTAGATTTAAGTTACAGAGCGCAATTAAAAAAGTGGGAATTTAAGTATTTAGAAAATGTAGAAACGCCTGCAGAATTACCAATTGTTATTAGCGCTGCAAGATCGCAACAATTTCGCTGGAACAAAGGTGGTGCAGAGAATTTTCAAAAAATGATGCGTCGCGTAATTCGTAGCAAAAACATTTCTTTTAAAACAAAAATACACAGTGTTTTACACTTGCTAAATAGCTCTATGTTTACCTGTATATTTTTAGTTGCAGTTTTAAGTATTCCAATGTTATACATTAAAAATGAGTTCGAACATTTAAAAATTTATTTTTATGTGATGAGCTTTTTCATAATTAGTTCTTTTATATTTTTTATCTGCTATTGGCACATGTACAAAAACATTTATGGAGGTGGATTCTTAAATTTCATAAAATATATTGGTGCATTTTTTACATTTTTCTCAATTGCAATGGGCTTTTCTTTACACAACACAATTGCAGTTTTGGAAGGTCATTTTGGTAAGAAAAGTGAATTTGTAAGAACCCCAAAATTCAACATAAAAAACATAAAAGATGCTTGGAAAACCAATAAATACATCAAGCAAAAACCTTCTGGACATGTAATTATCGAGGGTATTTTAGCCATTTATTTTGCATATGGAATGTACAGCGCATTTATTGTTGGAAATGAAGGTGGCGATTTCGGTCTTTTTCCTTTCCATTTAATGCTTTTTATTGGTTTTAGTTACGTCTTTTTCAAATCTATTTTTTCTAAAGCATAA
- a CDS encoding glycosyltransferase family 2 protein: MTPIIKVIIPAYNEQDSIGNVIKDIPKNVQEVIVISNNSTDNTEENAYKAGATVLSETRKGYGYACLKGMEYIADQEIKPDIVVFLDGDYSDYPEQLTEIIYPIINKNIDFVIGARVKRLRENGSMTPQQVFGNWLATFLMKLFFGAKFTDLGPFRAIKYDKLLALKMEDKTYGWTVEMQLKVLKQKMSYEEIPVKYRNRIGVSKVSGTVKGSIMAGVKILGWIFKYSFK, encoded by the coding sequence ATGACACCAATTATAAAAGTTATTATTCCTGCCTATAATGAGCAAGATTCCATTGGAAATGTTATTAAAGACATTCCTAAAAATGTACAAGAAGTTATTGTTATTAGCAATAATTCTACAGATAATACTGAAGAAAATGCTTACAAAGCTGGTGCAACTGTTTTATCTGAAACGAGAAAAGGGTATGGTTATGCTTGTTTAAAAGGAATGGAATACATTGCAGACCAAGAAATAAAACCAGATATTGTTGTTTTTTTAGATGGCGATTATTCCGATTATCCAGAACAATTGACTGAAATTATTTATCCAATTATTAATAAAAATATCGATTTTGTAATAGGCGCTCGTGTAAAACGACTACGTGAAAATGGTTCTATGACGCCACAACAAGTTTTTGGAAATTGGTTAGCAACATTTTTAATGAAGTTATTTTTTGGAGCAAAATTTACAGACTTAGGGCCTTTTAGAGCCATTAAATACGATAAGTTATTGGCTTTAAAAATGGAAGACAAAACCTATGGTTGGACTGTAGAAATGCAACTAAAAGTATTAAAACAGAAAATGTCTTACGAAGAAATTCCTGTAAAATACAGAAACAGAATTGGTGTTTCTAAAGTATCTGGAACCGTAAAAGGAAGTATTATGGCTGGTGTTAAAATTTTAGGTTGGATTTTTAAATATAGTTTCAAATAA
- a CDS encoding toxin-antitoxin system YwqK family antitoxin produces MIKNNTSICNSYSKKKNFASLRICIVLLLIILWSTNVFAQKKYYKEYYKNGQLKQEGWLLNDIKVDYWKYYYKNGSLQKEGSFKNNFEIKYWYFYRQNSSIKQEGHFKEGKKNNWWLFYDKEGNVDHKCQLKNNKKNGYCLMYNKKKLIKASKFKNGNKLKEWTDFSSFKDENNLNDLRQ; encoded by the coding sequence ATGATTAAAAACAATACATCTATTTGTAATTCTTATTCAAAGAAAAAAAACTTTGCATCTTTGCGAATATGCATAGTTCTTTTATTAATAATTTTATGGTCTACAAACGTTTTTGCTCAAAAGAAATATTATAAAGAATATTACAAAAACGGACAATTAAAACAAGAAGGTTGGCTTTTAAATGATATAAAAGTAGATTATTGGAAATATTATTACAAAAACGGTAGTTTACAAAAAGAAGGCAGTTTCAAAAACAATTTTGAAATAAAATATTGGTATTTTTACCGCCAAAATTCTAGTATAAAACAAGAAGGTCATTTTAAAGAAGGTAAAAAAAATAACTGGTGGTTATTTTATGACAAAGAAGGAAATGTAGACCATAAATGTCAGCTTAAAAATAACAAAAAGAATGGATATTGCTTAATGTATAACAAGAAAAAGTTAATAAAAGCGAGCAAGTTCAAAAACGGAAACAAATTAAAAGAATGGACAGATTTTTCATCCTTTAAAGATGAAAACAATCTAAATGATTTAAGACAATGA